A single genomic interval of Actinomycetota bacterium harbors:
- a CDS encoding 13E12 repeat family protein yields the protein MATGFSDFHRKSQSPSATTNASTCQGLLTPELANKLLAGAEPFLAPDGPDVPEELRRSFPQRMHDALGQLLDAALGGAGLPQSRGLDTLAMLIVDLDWITQGHDIDDLTMREHAGAVTFQGEPLPAETARRILCDARICRVITKGRSQVLDIGRATKVWPDPIRRAVYARDGGRCRRCGRPRPHLRDSDASS from the coding sequence GTGGCGACGGGCTTCTCAGACTTCCACCGGAAGTCGCAAAGCCCGTCCGCGACCACCAACGCCAGCACGTGCCAAGGGCTGCTCACCCCCGAGCTGGCCAACAAGCTGCTGGCCGGGGCCGAACCCTTCCTCGCCCCCGACGGCCCCGACGTACCCGAGGAGCTGCGGCGCAGCTTCCCCCAGCGCATGCACGACGCGCTGGGCCAGCTCCTCGACGCCGCCCTCGGCGGCGCGGGGCTGCCCCAGTCCCGAGGCCTGGACACCCTGGCGATGCTCATCGTCGACCTCGACTGGATCACCCAAGGCCACGACATCGACGACCTGACCATGCGCGAGCACGCCGGCGCGGTCACCTTCCAAGGCGAACCCCTCCCCGCCGAGACCGCCCGCCGCATCCTGTGCGACGCCCGCATCTGCCGCGTGATCACCAAAGGCCGCAGCCAGGTCCTCGACATCGGCCGAGCCACCAAGGTCTGGCCCGACCCCATCCGCCGCGCCGTCTACGCCCGCGACGGCGGCCGCTGCCGCCGCTGCGGCCGCCCACGGCCCCACCTTCGCGATAGCGACGCGTCTTCCTGA